In the genome of Bradyrhizobium sp. CIAT3101, one region contains:
- the hutU gene encoding urocanate hydratase, protein MNRRLDNDRTIRAPRGSDISAKSWLTEAPLRMLMNNLDPDVAERPSELVVYGGIGRAARDWESFDRITAALRKLENDQTLLVQSGKPVGVFRTHADAPRVLIANSNIVPHWATLDHFNELDRLGLMMYGQMTAGSWIYIGSQGIVQGTYETFVEVGRRHYGGSLAGKWILTAGLGGMGGAQPLAATMAGASMLAVECQPSRIEMRLRTGYLDRQAATLDEALAIMAEAATTKKAVSVGLLGNAAEIFPELVRRGVKPDIVTDQTSAHDPINGYLPKGWTLADWESKRASDPKGVERASKTSMVEHVQALLDFHAQGIPTLDYGNNIRQMAQDMGLKNAFDFPGFVPAYIRPLFCRGVGPFRWAALSGDPEDIFKTDAKVKELMPDDKHLHNWLDMAKERIKFQGLPARICWVGLGDRHRLGLAFNEMVARGELKAPIVIGRDHLDSGSVASPNRETEAMKDGSDAVSDWPLLNALLNCASGATWVSLHHGGGVGIGYSQHAGMVIVADGTPEAAKRIERVLWNDPASGVMRHADAGYDIAIDCARDKGLDLPSLAK, encoded by the coding sequence ATGAACCGCCGACTGGACAATGACCGCACCATCCGCGCCCCTCGCGGCAGCGACATCAGCGCCAAGAGCTGGCTGACCGAAGCACCGCTCCGCATGCTCATGAACAATCTCGATCCCGATGTCGCCGAGCGCCCGAGCGAGCTCGTCGTCTATGGCGGCATCGGCCGCGCCGCGCGCGATTGGGAGAGTTTTGATCGGATCACGGCCGCCTTGCGCAAGCTCGAGAACGACCAGACGCTGCTGGTTCAGTCCGGCAAGCCGGTCGGCGTGTTCCGAACCCATGCGGATGCGCCGCGTGTGCTGATCGCGAACTCCAACATCGTGCCGCATTGGGCGACGCTCGACCATTTCAACGAGCTCGATCGCCTGGGCCTGATGATGTACGGCCAGATGACCGCGGGCTCCTGGATCTATATCGGCAGCCAGGGCATCGTGCAGGGCACTTACGAGACCTTCGTGGAGGTCGGCCGTCGCCATTATGGCGGCAGCCTTGCCGGCAAATGGATTCTCACCGCCGGCCTCGGCGGCATGGGCGGCGCGCAGCCGCTGGCCGCGACCATGGCGGGCGCGTCGATGCTCGCGGTCGAATGCCAGCCGAGCCGCATTGAGATGCGCCTGCGCACCGGCTATCTCGATCGTCAGGCCGCAACGCTCGACGAAGCGCTGGCGATCATGGCGGAAGCTGCGACAACGAAGAAGGCCGTTTCGGTCGGACTGCTCGGCAATGCCGCGGAGATTTTCCCTGAGCTGGTGCGCCGCGGCGTCAAGCCCGACATCGTCACCGACCAGACCAGCGCGCATGATCCGATCAACGGCTATCTGCCGAAGGGCTGGACGCTGGCCGATTGGGAATCCAAGCGCGCCTCCGATCCGAAGGGCGTCGAGCGGGCGTCGAAGACGTCGATGGTCGAGCACGTCCAGGCCTTGCTGGATTTCCACGCGCAGGGCATTCCGACGCTCGACTACGGCAACAATATCCGCCAGATGGCGCAGGACATGGGGCTGAAGAACGCCTTCGACTTCCCCGGCTTCGTGCCGGCCTATATCCGTCCGCTGTTCTGCCGTGGCGTCGGGCCGTTCCGCTGGGCCGCGCTGTCGGGCGATCCCGAGGACATCTTCAAGACCGACGCCAAGGTCAAGGAGCTGATGCCCGACGACAAGCATCTGCACAATTGGCTCGACATGGCGAAGGAACGCATCAAGTTCCAGGGCCTGCCGGCGCGGATCTGCTGGGTCGGCCTCGGCGATCGCCATCGCCTCGGCCTTGCTTTCAACGAGATGGTCGCGCGCGGCGAATTGAAGGCGCCGATCGTGATCGGCCGCGACCATCTCGACAGCGGCTCGGTGGCAAGCCCGAACCGCGAGACCGAGGCGATGAAGGATGGCTCGGATGCGGTATCCGACTGGCCGCTGCTCAATGCGCTGCTCAATTGCGCCAGCGGCGCGACCTGGGTCTCGCTGCATCATGGCGGCGGCGTCGGCATCGGCTATTCGCAGCACGCCGGCATGGTGATCGTCGCCGATGGTACGCCGGAAGCCGCAAAGCGCATCGAGCGCGTGCTGTGGAACGATCCGGCTTCCGGCGTCATGCGCCATGCGGATGCGGGCTACGACATTGCGATCGACTGCGCTCGCGACAAGGGGCTCGATCTGCCGAGCCTTGCGAAGTAG
- a CDS encoding xanthine dehydrogenase family protein subunit M, protein MKARAFSYFRAATIDQALDAHARAGDDARFIAGGQSLVPALSLRLQAPRLLIDITHIAEMRGVRREGGFLRIGALTRHCEMLSEPLIAEFAPLLHAAAPFVAHPAIRNRGTFGGSVALADPASEFPAMTLALDAEIEIAGSSGTRRIKADDFFLDLFETALQPGELITAIHIPLFKADQRFAFDELARRRGDYALVGCGMLATCAGDHIDDIRISFFSVGNIPTRVKGAEAALIGSSLDAERIAAAQVALESDLAPPDSDEVPPAMRLHLARVLLGRLLGRLRDGA, encoded by the coding sequence GTGAAGGCGAGGGCTTTCAGCTATTTTCGTGCTGCGACGATCGACCAGGCGCTGGATGCTCATGCGCGCGCTGGCGACGACGCGCGCTTCATTGCCGGCGGCCAGAGCCTCGTGCCGGCGCTGTCGTTGCGGCTGCAGGCGCCGCGGCTCCTGATCGACATCACCCACATTGCTGAGATGCGCGGCGTCAGGCGCGAAGGCGGCTTTTTGCGCATCGGCGCGCTGACGCGCCATTGCGAAATGCTGAGCGAGCCGCTGATCGCCGAGTTCGCGCCGCTGTTGCACGCGGCCGCGCCCTTCGTTGCCCACCCCGCGATCCGCAATCGCGGCACGTTCGGCGGCAGCGTCGCGCTCGCCGATCCCGCCTCCGAATTTCCGGCGATGACGCTGGCGCTCGATGCCGAGATCGAGATCGCCGGCTCCTCCGGTACCCGACGCATCAAGGCCGACGATTTCTTCCTCGACCTGTTCGAGACCGCCTTGCAGCCCGGTGAACTGATTACCGCAATCCACATTCCCTTGTTCAAGGCTGACCAGCGCTTTGCCTTCGATGAATTGGCACGCCGTCGCGGCGATTATGCGCTGGTCGGCTGCGGCATGCTCGCAACCTGCGCCGGCGACCACATCGACGACATCCGCATCTCCTTCTTTTCGGTCGGCAATATTCCAACGCGCGTGAAGGGCGCCGAGGCGGCCCTGATCGGGTCGAGCCTGGATGCGGAGCGTATCGCCGCTGCACAAGTTGCGCTCGAAAGCGACCTCGCGCCGCCCGACAGCGACGAGGTGCCGCCGGCGATGCGGCTGCATCTCGCGCGCGTGCTGCTGGGGCGCCTGCTCGGGCGGTTGAGGGACGGTGCATGA
- the hutC gene encoding histidine utilization repressor has product MSLATDAADKPTLYKRIRADIEKRILTGEWPPGHRIPFEHELVARYGCSRMTVNKALSELAQADLIERRRRAGSFVRRPQHQSAVLKIADIRAEITALGRGYGYELISRKLRAATAADRERLGVKKAGKVVAISCRHSADNVPFAVEDRLIDLASVPNAASADFSREPPGSWLLHHVPWTEAEHTISAIVADDRTAEALDIAVGAPCLVIDRYTWRSARTITAVRLLYPGDSHRLVARFKGG; this is encoded by the coding sequence ATGAGCCTCGCCACCGACGCGGCCGACAAGCCCACGCTCTACAAGCGCATCCGCGCCGACATCGAAAAGCGTATCCTGACCGGCGAATGGCCACCCGGCCACCGCATTCCCTTCGAGCACGAGCTGGTCGCACGCTACGGCTGCTCGCGCATGACGGTGAACAAGGCGCTGTCGGAGCTCGCGCAGGCCGACCTGATCGAGCGCCGGCGCCGCGCCGGCTCGTTCGTCCGGCGGCCGCAGCATCAGTCTGCAGTTCTGAAGATCGCCGACATCCGCGCCGAGATCACGGCGCTCGGCCGCGGCTATGGCTATGAGCTGATCAGCCGCAAGCTTCGCGCCGCGACCGCCGCCGATCGCGAGCGTCTTGGTGTCAAGAAAGCCGGCAAGGTGGTTGCGATCAGCTGCCGCCACAGCGCCGACAACGTGCCGTTTGCGGTCGAGGACCGGCTGATCGATCTCGCGTCCGTGCCAAATGCTGCGTCCGCGGATTTTTCGCGCGAGCCGCCGGGTTCGTGGCTGCTCCATCATGTCCCATGGACAGAGGCCGAGCATACGATCAGCGCCATTGTCGCGGATGACCGCACGGCGGAAGCGCTCGACATCGCCGTCGGAGCACCCTGTCTCGTGATCGACCGCTATACCTGGCGCAGCGCGCGCACCATCACTGCGGTGCGGCTGCTCTATCCCGGTGACTCTCACCGCCTTGTCGCCCGATTCAAGGGAGGCTGA
- a CDS encoding (2Fe-2S)-binding protein has translation MSGFDESLLDEVDETVRVRFVVNGRKVACEVAPRETLVDCLRNALELTGTHAGCEMGACGACLVQIDGRAVHSCLMFAVQADGAEINTIEGLTESGVIADLQAEFHRRNALQCGFCTPGMLVNAQELLSQVAEPSREDIRDALSGNCCRCTGYEAIVDAIDAVAKARREAGGTP, from the coding sequence ATGAGTGGCTTCGACGAATCCCTGCTGGATGAAGTCGACGAGACCGTGCGCGTCCGCTTCGTCGTCAACGGCCGCAAGGTCGCCTGCGAGGTTGCGCCGCGCGAGACGCTGGTCGATTGCCTGCGCAACGCGCTGGAGCTGACCGGCACTCATGCCGGCTGCGAGATGGGCGCTTGCGGCGCTTGTCTCGTGCAGATCGACGGTCGCGCCGTGCATTCCTGCCTGATGTTCGCGGTGCAGGCCGACGGCGCCGAGATCAACACCATCGAAGGCCTTACCGAGAGCGGCGTCATCGCCGATCTCCAGGCTGAATTCCATCGCCGCAACGCGCTGCAATGCGGCTTCTGCACGCCGGGCATGCTGGTGAACGCGCAAGAGCTGCTCTCGCAGGTGGCGGAGCCGAGCCGTGAGGACATCCGCGACGCGCTGTCGGGCAATTGCTGCCGTTGCACCGGATACGAGGCGATCGTCGATGCGATCGACGCCGTTGCCAAAGCACGGCGGGAAGCCGGGGGTACGCCATGA
- the hutH gene encoding histidine ammonia-lyase produces the protein MTGQGATIVVRPGTVSLDDLARVLAGDSVELDPAFWPRVEAAAQIVAKAAQAAAPVYGINTGFGKLASRRIPPDQTALLQRNLIVSHCCGVGPATPEAIVRLMMALKIVSLGRGASGVRREVIEQLQKMLARGVYPLVPQQGSVGASGDLAPLAHMTAVMIGEGQAIVDGKTVSGSEALAAAGLAPLTLGPKEGLALINGTQFSTAYAIAGVLRAFRLARAALVTGALSVDAAMASTVPFRPEIQALRGHPGQIAAAATLTALLDGSDIRLSHLDGDERVQDPYCLRCQPQVAGAALDLITQAARTLIVEANAVTDNPLVLVETGEIVSGGNFHAEPVAFAADTIALVLSEIGAISERRIATLVDPALNFGLPPFLTPDPGINSGFMIAEVTAAALYAENKQRAAACSIDSTPTSANQEDHVSMAAHAARRLSDMADNLAAILGIELLVAAQGITLRAPHATSSPLVAVIALLREQVAELGADRYMADDLAKAAALIEADALPAVALTSLSTDPFPRLV, from the coding sequence GTGACCGGGCAGGGCGCAACAATCGTCGTCAGGCCGGGTACGGTGAGCCTCGACGATCTTGCGCGTGTGCTGGCTGGCGATTCCGTCGAACTCGATCCCGCGTTCTGGCCGCGCGTCGAGGCGGCTGCGCAGATTGTCGCCAAGGCCGCGCAGGCTGCCGCGCCGGTCTATGGCATCAACACCGGCTTCGGAAAGCTGGCCTCAAGACGGATTCCGCCCGATCAGACCGCGCTGCTCCAGCGCAATCTCATCGTCTCGCATTGCTGCGGTGTCGGCCCGGCCACGCCGGAGGCGATTGTGCGATTGATGATGGCGCTCAAAATCGTCTCGCTCGGCCGCGGCGCCTCCGGCGTGCGCCGCGAGGTCATCGAGCAGCTTCAGAAGATGCTTGCGCGCGGTGTCTACCCGCTGGTCCCGCAGCAGGGCTCGGTCGGCGCCTCCGGCGATCTCGCACCGCTCGCGCACATGACCGCAGTGATGATCGGCGAAGGGCAGGCGATCGTCGATGGCAAGACGGTGTCAGGCAGCGAGGCGCTGGCCGCGGCCGGCCTTGCGCCGCTGACGCTCGGCCCCAAGGAAGGGCTCGCGCTGATCAACGGCACGCAGTTCTCGACGGCCTACGCCATCGCCGGCGTGCTGCGCGCATTTCGCCTGGCCCGTGCCGCCCTCGTCACAGGGGCGCTGTCGGTCGATGCTGCGATGGCATCGACCGTGCCGTTCCGTCCCGAGATCCAGGCGTTGCGCGGTCATCCCGGGCAAATTGCCGCGGCGGCAACGCTGACCGCACTGCTCGACGGCAGCGATATCCGTCTGTCTCATCTCGACGGCGACGAGCGCGTGCAGGATCCCTACTGCCTGCGCTGCCAGCCCCAGGTTGCGGGTGCTGCGCTCGATCTGATCACGCAGGCCGCGCGCACGCTGATCGTCGAGGCGAATGCCGTCACCGATAATCCGCTGGTGCTGGTCGAGACCGGCGAGATCGTCTCCGGCGGCAATTTCCACGCCGAGCCGGTCGCCTTTGCCGCCGATACGATCGCGCTGGTGTTGTCGGAGATCGGCGCGATCAGCGAGCGTCGCATCGCCACGCTGGTCGATCCAGCGCTCAATTTCGGCCTGCCGCCGTTCCTCACCCCCGATCCCGGCATCAATTCCGGCTTCATGATCGCGGAGGTGACGGCGGCCGCACTCTATGCCGAGAACAAGCAGCGCGCCGCGGCTTGCTCGATCGACTCGACGCCGACCAGCGCCAACCAGGAAGACCACGTCTCGATGGCCGCGCATGCCGCGCGGCGGCTTTCCGATATGGCCGACAATCTTGCGGCGATCCTCGGCATCGAGCTTCTGGTCGCAGCCCAGGGCATCACGCTGCGCGCGCCCCATGCAACCAGCTCGCCGCTCGTTGCGGTTATCGCCTTGCTTCGCGAGCAGGTCGCGGAGCTCGGTGCCGATCGCTACATGGCCGACGACCTCGCCAAAGCCGCCGCGCTGATCGAAGCTGATGCGCTCCCGGCCGTCGCGCTCACTTCGCTCTCAACCGATCCATTTCCAAGACTTGTCTGA
- the hutI gene encoding imidazolonepropionase, with amino-acid sequence MAERFDRIWHNARLATMRADRPDLGEIERGVIAIRDGHIAYAGAAADFPADADAIQRVDCEGRWITPGLVDCHTHLVYGGNRAHEFELRLKGASYEEIARAGGGIVSTVAATRRASEAELVASALPRLDALIGEGATTVEIKSGYGLDTETEMRQLTAARSLGRQRKIAIRTSFLGAHALPLEAEGDKDRYIDLVCNEMLPAVAKAGLADAVDAFMEGIAFSAEQAALVFEAARALGLPVKLHADQLSNLGGAALAAKFSALSADHLEHTDEAGASAMAKAGTVAVLLPGAFYFIRETQKPPVEAFRKHGVPMALATDCNPGSSPLTSLLLAMNMGATLFRMNVAECLAGVTREGARALGVLEETGTLEAGKWCDLAIWDIERPAELVYRIGFNPLHRRVWRGQ; translated from the coding sequence ATGGCAGAGCGCTTCGACCGGATCTGGCACAACGCCCGGCTTGCCACGATGCGGGCCGATCGTCCCGACCTCGGCGAGATCGAGCGTGGCGTCATCGCCATACGCGACGGCCACATCGCCTATGCCGGCGCAGCCGCAGACTTCCCGGCGGATGCGGATGCGATCCAGCGGGTCGATTGCGAGGGCCGCTGGATCACGCCCGGCCTCGTCGACTGCCACACTCATCTCGTCTATGGCGGCAACCGCGCGCATGAATTCGAGCTGCGCCTGAAGGGCGCGAGCTACGAGGAGATTGCGCGCGCCGGCGGCGGCATCGTTTCGACCGTGGCTGCGACGCGCAGGGCAAGCGAAGCGGAACTCGTCGCAAGCGCATTGCCCCGGCTCGATGCGCTGATCGGCGAGGGCGCCACCACGGTCGAGATCAAGTCCGGCTATGGCCTGGACACCGAGACCGAGATGCGCCAGCTCACGGCCGCGCGGAGCCTCGGTCGCCAGCGGAAGATCGCAATCCGCACCTCGTTCCTCGGCGCGCACGCGCTGCCGCTGGAAGCCGAAGGCGATAAGGATCGCTATATAGATCTCGTCTGCAACGAGATGCTGCCGGCTGTCGCAAAGGCGGGCCTTGCTGATGCCGTTGATGCCTTCATGGAGGGCATCGCGTTCTCGGCGGAGCAAGCTGCGCTGGTGTTCGAGGCGGCGAGGGCGCTTGGTCTGCCGGTCAAGCTCCATGCCGATCAGCTCTCGAATCTCGGCGGCGCTGCGCTCGCCGCGAAATTCTCGGCGCTGTCTGCCGATCACCTGGAGCACACCGACGAAGCCGGCGCGAGTGCGATGGCGAAGGCCGGAACGGTGGCCGTGCTGCTGCCCGGCGCCTTCTATTTCATCCGTGAGACGCAGAAGCCGCCGGTCGAGGCGTTCCGCAAGCACGGCGTTCCCATGGCGCTGGCGACCGACTGCAATCCCGGCAGCTCGCCGCTGACCTCCTTGCTGCTCGCCATGAACATGGGCGCGACGCTGTTCCGGATGAATGTGGCCGAGTGCCTCGCCGGCGTCACCCGCGAAGGCGCGCGGGCGCTCGGTGTGCTGGAGGAGACCGGCACGCTGGAAGCCGGAAAATGGTGCGACCTCGCGATCTGGGACATCGAGCGTCCCGCCGAGCTCGTCTACCGCATCGGCTTCAATCCGCTGCACCGCCGTGTCTGGAGGGGCCAGTGA
- a CDS encoding TetR/AcrR family transcriptional regulator yields the protein MRAPDRERAIVDEAIRFFAERGFEGQTRELAKRMGITHSAIYRHFPSKEALIERVYQEVYLSRWSPDWGPLIRDRSQSLEARLTRFYLDYVERVFEYNWVRIFVSSGMKSFGITGRYLDIVRREIIEPAAAELRHDLKLPDANAHPLGERETELFWGLHGRIFYLAIRKFIYETPIPSDLDAIVRDAVQTFMDGAKTTMPKLLVRG from the coding sequence ATGCGCGCGCCCGACCGCGAGCGGGCGATCGTCGACGAAGCCATCCGCTTCTTTGCCGAGCGCGGTTTTGAAGGCCAGACCCGCGAACTGGCAAAACGCATGGGCATCACCCATTCGGCGATCTATCGCCACTTCCCGAGCAAGGAGGCGCTGATCGAGCGGGTCTACCAGGAGGTCTATCTCAGCCGCTGGTCGCCGGACTGGGGTCCACTGATCCGCGACCGCTCACAGTCGCTGGAGGCGCGGCTGACGCGCTTCTATCTCGACTATGTCGAGCGCGTGTTCGAGTACAATTGGGTGCGGATCTTCGTCTCATCCGGCATGAAGTCGTTCGGCATCACGGGCCGCTATCTCGACATCGTCCGCCGCGAGATCATCGAGCCCGCGGCGGCCGAGCTGCGGCACGATCTGAAATTGCCCGATGCAAACGCCCATCCGCTCGGCGAACGCGAGACCGAGCTGTTCTGGGGCCTGCACGGCCGCATCTTCTATCTCGCCATCCGCAAATTCATCTACGAAACGCCGATCCCGTCCGATCTCGACGCGATCGTCCGTGACGCCGTCCAGACCTTCATGGACGGCGCCAAGACGACGATGCCGAAGCTCCTGGTGCGCGGCTAG
- a CDS encoding ABC transporter substrate-binding protein codes for MRSSTVFATIIALAAATPVLADDVKVGVGISGWTGFAPLTLAKEAGIFKKNGLDVTIKKIPQKDRHLAIASGDVQCAATTVETWISWNANGVATKQIFQLDKSFGADGMAVRNDVSSIKELKGKTVAASAPGTSPYFALAWMLKKNGLTVKDVTVVNLEPAAAAQAFVSGQNDAAMTYEPYLSTVRAAPDKGKIIATTLDYPIVMDTFGCTPKFLSENPKAAQALADSYFESLDMIAKDQAKAYEIMGADVKQTGEAFGNSAKYLRWQDKAANQKFFAGDFLAFNKDAADLLLEIGIIKSAPKVEDLYDASFIK; via the coding sequence ATGCGTAGTTCGACAGTTTTTGCGACAATCATTGCTCTCGCAGCCGCCACTCCCGTGCTCGCCGACGACGTCAAGGTCGGCGTCGGCATCTCCGGATGGACGGGCTTCGCGCCGCTGACGCTGGCGAAGGAAGCCGGCATCTTCAAGAAGAACGGCCTCGACGTCACCATCAAGAAGATCCCGCAGAAGGACCGCCATCTCGCGATCGCCTCCGGCGACGTGCAGTGCGCGGCGACCACGGTCGAGACCTGGATCTCCTGGAACGCCAACGGCGTCGCGACCAAGCAGATCTTCCAGCTCGACAAGAGCTTCGGCGCCGACGGCATGGCCGTGCGCAACGACGTCTCCTCGATCAAGGAGCTGAAGGGCAAGACCGTTGCCGCATCCGCGCCCGGCACCTCGCCCTATTTCGCGCTGGCCTGGATGCTGAAGAAGAACGGCCTCACGGTGAAGGACGTCACCGTCGTGAACCTCGAGCCGGCTGCGGCTGCGCAGGCCTTCGTCTCCGGCCAGAACGACGCTGCGATGACCTACGAGCCGTATCTGTCGACCGTGCGTGCTGCGCCGGACAAGGGCAAGATCATCGCCACCACGCTGGACTACCCGATCGTGATGGACACATTCGGCTGCACGCCGAAATTCCTCAGCGAGAACCCGAAGGCAGCGCAGGCACTGGCCGACAGCTATTTCGAGTCGCTCGACATGATCGCCAAGGACCAGGCCAAGGCCTATGAGATCATGGGCGCCGACGTGAAGCAGACCGGCGAAGCGTTCGGCAACTCGGCCAAATATTTGCGCTGGCAGGACAAGGCCGCGAACCAGAAGTTCTTCGCGGGCGACTTCCTCGCCTTCAACAAGGATGCCGCCGACCTCCTGCTCGAGATCGGCATCATCAAGTCCGCGCCGAAGGTCGAGGACCTCTACGACGCAAGCTTCATCAAGTAA
- a CDS encoding formimidoylglutamate deiminase, with protein MTRLHFASALLPSGWANDVQVVITAGAIAEVTPGVAPAAADERHAIAIPGLASLHSHAFQRGMAGLAELRGDSTDTFWTWRETMYRFALAMTPDDVAAVATLLYVEMLEQGFTRVGEFHYLHHDRDGSHYADPAEMAARIAQAAEASGIGLTLLPSFYAHGSFGSAAPHDGQRRFINSVDQFAKLMAASRKAIANLPGANIGIAPHSLRAVAPDELAAIIPLAEGGPVHIHAAEQVKEVEDCLAWSGRRPVQWLLEHAPADRRWCLIHATHMTDEEVGAFAKTGAVAGLCPVTEASLGDGIFPGREFLDAGGLFGVGTDSNVLVGAADELRQLEYGQRLKHRARNVLSAGAGRSTGRTLFDVALAGGARALAQPIAGLTPGARADIVTLDAAHPSLAGRARDAAIDGWIFAAGNGAIDCVWAGGNKLVESGRHQLRQAARGRFNAAVRRLVA; from the coding sequence ATGACCCGACTGCATTTCGCCTCCGCGCTCCTGCCCTCGGGCTGGGCCAATGACGTGCAGGTGGTGATCACCGCCGGCGCGATCGCGGAGGTGACGCCGGGCGTTGCGCCTGCCGCCGCCGACGAGCGCCACGCCATCGCGATTCCGGGATTGGCGAGCCTGCACAGCCACGCCTTCCAGCGCGGCATGGCAGGGCTTGCCGAACTGCGCGGCGACAGCACCGATACGTTCTGGACCTGGCGCGAAACGATGTACCGCTTTGCGCTGGCAATGACGCCGGACGATGTCGCCGCTGTCGCGACCCTGCTTTATGTCGAGATGCTGGAGCAGGGATTTACCCGCGTCGGCGAATTCCATTATCTGCATCACGATCGCGACGGCTCGCACTACGCCGATCCCGCCGAGATGGCCGCACGCATTGCGCAGGCTGCCGAAGCCTCCGGCATCGGGCTGACGCTGCTGCCAAGTTTTTATGCGCATGGCTCCTTCGGCAGCGCCGCGCCGCACGACGGCCAGCGCCGCTTCATCAACTCTGTCGATCAATTCGCCAAGCTGATGGCCGCCTCGCGCAAGGCGATCGCAAACTTGCCGGGCGCCAATATCGGCATCGCACCGCACAGTCTGCGCGCAGTGGCGCCGGACGAGCTCGCGGCGATCATTCCGCTCGCCGAGGGCGGACCTGTGCACATTCATGCCGCCGAGCAGGTGAAGGAGGTCGAGGATTGCCTGGCCTGGTCGGGACGACGCCCGGTGCAATGGCTGCTGGAGCATGCGCCGGCCGATCGACGCTGGTGCCTCATTCACGCGACCCACATGACGGATGAAGAAGTCGGTGCATTCGCGAAGACCGGCGCGGTGGCGGGTCTCTGCCCTGTCACCGAGGCGAGCCTTGGCGACGGCATCTTTCCGGGGCGGGAATTTCTCGACGCCGGCGGGCTGTTCGGTGTCGGCACCGATTCCAACGTGCTGGTCGGCGCGGCCGACGAGCTGCGTCAGCTTGAATACGGCCAGCGGCTGAAGCACCGCGCGCGCAACGTGCTCTCAGCCGGCGCCGGCCGTTCGACCGGTCGCACGCTGTTCGACGTCGCTCTTGCGGGAGGCGCCCGGGCTCTGGCACAGCCGATTGCAGGCCTCACACCGGGTGCGCGTGCCGACATCGTCACGCTGGACGCTGCACATCCGTCGCTGGCAGGACGCGCGCGCGACGCCGCGATCGACGGCTGGATCTTTGCGGCAGGCAACGGCGCGATCGATTGCGTCTGGGCCGGCGGCAACAAGCTTGTCGAGAGTGGCCGGCATCAATTGCGTCAGGCTGCGCGCGGACGCTTCAACGCAGCGGTGCGGAGGCTCGTTGCATGA